A stretch of DNA from Pirellulales bacterium:
GTATCATGTCCAGGAAGTTGAGAGGAGCGGGAACGTAGGAATCCGGGGCGCTCGACAATTGCAACGTGGTCGTGGCAATTTGCGGGGTTTGGAAAAGATGGAACGACTTGTGATGACACCATATGAGGATGACGTTGGTGGCGAAATGAATTGGCTTGGTCAAGTGGGAATGAGAACGAACCAGATTGCCTGACCAATCCGCAGTACTAACCGCCAACATATTCCAAGCCACTCATTGATCTGCTTGTTATGCCCGCTCTGATAATCACCACGTTGTTTGCTTTTTGTGTCTCGTTGGGCTGCACTTTTTTGGTGCGTTACTGTGCCCGCCAATGGAACTTTGTCGACAAGCCCGATGGCCGTCGCAAAATCCAAAAAGCGCCGGTCGCCCTGGGTGGCGGTGTGGCGATTTACACGGCCTTTGTGGCGACTCTCTGCATTTTTTGGTTGACCTGGGATATTTGGAATTTACCCCATTACCAGGAATTTTTTCGGCTGGAACGTTTCACGCCCAAGGATATCAACCGCTATCAAATCGCGCTGGTGATCTTGGCCAGCGGCATTCTTTGCCTGGTCGGATTATACGACGACAAGTTTCAGATGCGGGGGCGTAATAAGCTGCTATTTCAAATTTTGGCCTGCGGGATCATCGTCTTTGCCAACGATGGCATCCTGGTGCGCGACCTGAATTTGCTGGGGACGGTCAAGCTGGGGATGTTGGGGCCGGTCTTGACGATGGGTTGGTTGTTATTATCGATCAATTCGTTCAACTTGATCGACGGCGTGGATGGGCTGGCGGGCACGGTGGGGATGTTATTTAGCGTCACCGTGGGATTGATGTCGCTATTAATGGGCAATATTTTTGACGGGGTGGTGGCGTTTACGCTGGCCGGGGCGATTTTTGGCTTTTTGCAGTTTAATCGCAGTCCCGCCACCATTTATATGGGGGACGCGGGGAGCATGGTGATTGGGCTGATCCTGGGGGCCTTGGCCCTGCGGTGTTCGCTTAAGGGTGCCGCCGTCACCGCGTTTGCCGCTCCGTTGGCCATGTGGACGATCCCTTTCCTAGATTCGGGGATGGCCATCCTTCGCCGCAAACTGACCGGCCGCAGTATTTACGCTACCGACCGGGGCCATATTCACCACCGGTTATTAACCCGCGGCATGACGGCCAATCAAGCGGTTTTGCTCATAGGCGGATTGTGTCTGATTACCTCCGTCGGGGCTGTCGCTAGCATTTATTTTCAAGCGGAATGGATCGGATTTTTGTCGGTGGCGATTGTCTTTGGCCTGCTCGTCACCACCCGCATCTTTGGACATGTGGAATTGATGCTGCTCAATACCAAACTGGTGGGGTTGGGCCGTTCGATTGTCAACTGGGACGGTGACAGCGGGACCCGGCATTACAGCCACCAACTGCAGGGGAAACTACAATGGGAAGAAAAAATTTGGACCGCTCTTGTGGAATCGGCCGAACGTTTTAACCTGACCCGGTTGCGTTTAAACCTGTATTTGCCCCATTTGCATGAGGATTTTCACGCGACCTGGAAACGTCGCCAAAATACGCTAGAGGGGAACACCTGGCGGCTGGATATTCCGTTATCGGCTGATAACATGTGCATTGGCACGCTGCATGTCGTCGGCGTGCAGGACCCCCGCGCCGCCAGCGTCCAACTCGCCCAGTTTCTCGACTTTCTGGAGCCACTGGAATCCCAGATCCACTTGCTGCTGCAACTGCCGGGGGCAAAAAAACCGCTACCCAACCTCCTTCCTTCCCTTGAAGAAGCCGCCACCCTGCTCCCCGCCGGCAGTTCCGGGGCGATGAACCTGTCCGCGGTAAATAAGGCCTAGGGCATTGTTAACGCGTCGTTTTCGGATGAGCCGTAGGGTGATATTTTCGCGGCAACTTGTCTCAAGCTGATCCCAGGCCCCTTGTTTTCCGCCTCCCTGGCCCCTCCCTTGCGCTGCCGGTGTTTCCGGTTACAATAGGCGGTTTGCCGGCTATGACCAGCCTCCGCCCCGCTTGCCACGCCGTATCCCTCCATGCGTATCTTGTTTTTTGCCGACAATTTCAAGCCCGAGACCAACGCTCCCGCCACGCACATTTATGAACGTTGCCGCTATTGGGCCAGTTGGGGGCACGATGTCACCGTCATTACTTGCCAGCCAAATTTTCCCGAAGGCAAAGTCTTTCCCGGTTATAAAAACCGTTGGCGCAGCGTGGAAATGATCGACGGCATCCGCGTGGTGCGGGTTTGGAGCTATATCACGGCCAATGAAGGCTTCTTAAGGCGCACCCTGGACTATCTGTCCTATGGGCCTCCAGCCCTATGGCAAAGCTGGTTTGAGGAGCGTCCGGATGTCATTATTTCCAGCTCTCCCCAGTTATTCACGGTCCTGCCCGCGGTGGCTAGCGGCTGGCTGCGCGGCGTGCCGCATGTCTTTGAGGTACGGGATTTATGGCCCGCATCCATCTTGGCGACCTCGGCCATGAAACCGGGCCGGCTGTACAACCTCTTGGAGCAACTAGAGCTTTTTTTATACGCCCAAAGCCGGAGAATCATTTCCTTTACGCACTCCTTTGTGCCGGAACTAACCCGGCGTGGCGTCCCTCCGGAAAAAATTGATGTGGTCATTAACGGCGCCAGCTTGGATTTATTTCATCCCCAACCCAGCCGCGATACCGAACTGGAGGCCCGACATCGGTTGGCGGGTCGGTTTGTCGTGGGCTACCTGGGAACTTGGGGGCTGGCCCATGATTTGGAAAACGTGGTCGCGGCGGCGGAACAACTGCGCGACCAGCCTGTCACGTTTTTATTGGTGGGCGGGGGCGCCGCACGGGAAAAGCTGGAACAGTTGGTTGCGGATAAGGGGCTGACCAACGTGCTGTTGATTCCGCGTGTCAGCAAGGCCGAACTGACCCGTTACTGGAGTCTATGCGACGCCTCCTTGGTTCATTTAAAGGACGATCCGGTCTTTTCCACGGTGATTCCCTCTAAGATTTTTGAATCGATGGCCGTGGGCCTGCCGATCCTGTATGTCGGTCCTCCGGGGGAAGGGGATAAAATCGTCCTGGAGCACCAGGCGGGCCTGGCTCTACCCCCCGCGCGGCCGGCGGAGTTGGCCGCGGCGGTCCAACGGCTAAAAAACGCCCCGGAGTGGCGGCGGGAATTAGCCAAAAATAGCGAGCGCGCCGCGCCGAATTTTTCCCGCGAGCGGCAAGCCCGTAAAACGCTGAATGTTTTACGGCGGGCATTGGGGGAACGGATTTCCCTGGAAGAAAACTGCTAAGCCGGGTTTATTCCGTCCGGCGCTGCCACTGGTCGTGCAATTCGGGCAAAAGATTATAAGAAAGCGCGAGCCATTTAAGCGGATGCCAGGTCGCCTTGTCGGCGCCTTGTTCCATTTGCAGTTTGCAGGCGCTGCACTCGGTCGCTCCCGCCTGAATGGTCCGCTCGCGCAGGGCCGAGATCAGCCCCCATCCCGCGCGCAAGCTGGTGCGAAAGTTTTGCTTGCCCATGCCGTACATCCCCGCCATGCCGGAGCAGCCCTTGTCCGCGGCCTGGACCTGCAATCCAGCGATTAACCGGAGCAAGTTTTCCGCGGCGGCCCCCCCCTGCAACGCCCGCGCGTGGCAAGGATGATGATACGCCACGGTGGCGTGGATGGGGTTAAGATCCAACAATAATTCCCCTTGCTGATGCAGCCCCCATAGATAGGAGCAGGCCTCTTGTGTCTGCCGCGCGACCAGGCGGGCGTCATCATCATCCACCAGCACCGGATAATCGCGCGTCAGACAAAGCGCCGCCGCCGGTTCGGTCGTTACGACGCTATACCCCTGGCGTATCGCCTCCGCCAGGACGCGAATGTTCTTGCGCACCAGCTTGCGTGCGGCGTCCAGCGCTCCCACCGTCACCAGCGGCATCCCGGAGTGTAGCGGATCCGGGGGGACATAGACGGTGATTCCATGATGTTCCAGTATGGCCACCAGGGCCTGGCCCAACTGGGTGTCATAGTAATTTACAAAAGTGTCGGCAAAGTACAGGACTTTGCGTTTGCCCCGCCGTTGCAGGCGTGTCAGCTTGCGCCGCGCTGCCCAGCGCTGAAACGTCTGTCGCCCCAACCGGGGCAACTTGCGATTGTGCGCCACCCCCCAGATACGCTCCAGTAGCCAGCGGGCTTGGCGATTTTCCAGGATCCAATTCGCCAGACCCGGCCACAAGCTGGCCCACGCGCTCACGCGGTCAATATGGGCCAAGAACCAATCCCCCAGATCCAGTCCGTTGGTGGCGACATAGGCGGCTTTGGCCTCGATCATCAGTCGCGGAATATCGACATTGGTCGGACATTCCAGGCGGCATTGGTGGCAATTGACGCATAGGTCGGCCACTTGTTTGTATTCATCGGTTTTGAGGTTTTGCCAGGGTAATTGACCGGTCAACACGCCGCGCAGGAGGTTTGCCTTGGCCCGGGGGCTGGCTTCTTCCCCGGGTCCCACCCGAAAAATCGGGCACATGCGGCTATCGGGCAACTGCGTGCGGCAGACACCGCAACCGTTGCAGCCGCGAACCTCGGCCATGACATCGGCCTGGGTCCAGCGTAATTGCAAATCCAGCACCGGCGGCGTCGCGCGGCTGGCGGATTCGGCCTCGGGAAGGGTCGCCAACGGCGAACCGGACGCACTCGTCGCGCTGGTTAGGTCGCCTCCCGTCAGCGTGGTTGGCGATTCGTGCTCTAACGAGGCAGGAGCGGCGTCGGAGTTTCCCGTGAGGCCGCTTGGGGGCGCGGCTAAAGCGAATGGAGCGGCAAAGCCCGCCCGCAAGCGTTCCGTCAACGCGGCCGCATCCACACTGACAATTTTGCCAGGATTGAGTAGATTCTTGGGGTCAAACAGTTGTTTCACGCGTGAAAATACCGGATACAAATCGCCGTATTGTTGTCGCAAAAACGGCGTGCGGGTTAGCCCGTCGGCGTGTTCGCCGCTGATGGTTCCCCCCACCGCCAGCGTCTCGGTATAAATGTCCGCGGCCAAGGCGTCCAGCTTGCCCAAATCCGACGGTTCCAATAAATCCAAAAATGGCCGTATATGCAATTGGCCATGCCCCACATGCCCATACACGGACGCCGTAACCTGATGCCGTTTGAGGACATTTTGGATCCGGAACAGATAATCCGCCAAGGTGTCGGGGGGGACGGCGACATCCTCCACAAATGGCAGCGGCCGGGCCGACCCCCGCACCCGCTGCAGCGTGGGCGTGACGCGGCGGGCCAACCGCCAATAGTGCCGCAGTTCCTGGTGATCCGCCGCAATCCGCACATCAAACGCCAGATGTTTTTGCTTGCGAACTTTGTCGGTGGCTTGTCGTAACAAATCCTGCTGCGCCTGTAAATCATCCCCCGCAAATTCGATCAGCAACAGCCCTTCGGTCTCGCCGGGAACGATGGGCGTATAGCGGGGATCGGCCTCCCGCGCCAGGCTCAGATGCCGCCGATCCAAAAAATCAAGCGCACAGGGCTGATACGCCAGCAATTCGGGAACAGCCAAAAGCGCTTGTTCAATTGTGGCAAAGCAAACAAGCGCGGCCACTTTATAACGGGGCAGGGCCTGCACATCCAGGGTCGCCGCCGTGATCAAGGCCAAAGTCCCCTCCGATCCGCAGATCAGCTTAGGCAGATCGATATGCCCCTCGCGCAGGATGCCTTCCAAATGATAGCCCGCCCGATTAACCAAGGTGCGCGGCTGATTGGCGGCAATGGTTTGCTCTTCGCGTTCCAGCAACTCCGCCAGTCCCGCCAGCAAGTCGCGCCGCCGCGCGTCGCGGGGTAATGTGTCCCCCGTGGCGGAATCGCTCCAGCCGGGAACTGTTTCGCGGGCAACCTCTAGTACGGTCCCATCCGCCAGGACGATTTCCAGGCTGCGAATATGCCGCCGCGCCGAACCATAGGCCAGCCAGTGGCTGCCGCTGGCGTCGATCGCCAGCACGCTTCCCATGGTGGTGACCTGGCTCAAGGCCGGATCAGGGCCAAAATGCTTGCCCAGCGGTCGCAATTGCTCGTTCAACCGGGCATGCACGACGCCCGGTTGCAGCCGCACCGTTTGGTCATCAATTGAGATCACTCGCCGCATGTAGCGCGAAAAATCCAAAACCAATCCCGATCCCAGCGATTCCCCCGCCAGGCCAGTCCCCGCGCCGCGTGCATGAATGGAAATATTTTTTTCGCTGGCATAATGCAAAGCAATCGCCACATCCTCGGTCGTACGGGGACGAATCACCCCGAGCGGAGTGATTTGGTACAAACTGGCGTCACAGGCGTAGAGTTCGCAAAAGAGGTCATCACAGCGGACGTCGCCGCTGATTAATCCGCGCAGGTCTTCTTGGATGCGTTGCCGTTGCGGATCCATGGATGTTACTTCCGGCCAAACAACTGTAATTAAAACGACCGGTCCTCTCCGCGGGAGAAAAAACCGCCATCTGCCCGTCAGCCTGGTATGATTCTATCTCCATCCCCATCTTCTGTCCGCGCGCCTTCGCGCAAAAATCCGACTTTGCGCGGCGGCGTGCCGGATGGCAGCGATTAGGCTTTTGGCCCTTCGACCAACTGTTCCCCGGACGCGGCCCCGGGGGCTAATGTTCCTTCTGGCGAATGACCCGCGCGGCGGGCTTGATCCGCCCGCGCTTCCGCCAGGCGAATTTTGCTTTGACGGTGCCGCTCGTGCGTGGTCAGGTCAAAGGCTTCGTAAGTTTCCAAATCTGGCACGCTTCGGTACTGCGCGCCGCAACGGTAGCACATCAGGCTATTAGGCATAATCGCATACAACAGCACATCCAAACCCGCCGTGGCAAATAAAATCACATACGTCCAAAACGGGTACCCATACGCCCAGGGTATGGAACTGGCCACAAAGCCCACCACGACAATTCCGACCCCTAGCGCCTGGGGAAAGTCCTTACGCACGAACAAATCGTCGCTGGGACAAATCAGGCAGCGTTGCAATTTGCCATCCTTCCAGGCATTTGCCGGAACCTGAATCGCCTGCTGACAATGAGGGCAGGCATATTCTCCCTGGCCGAGGGCAATCTCTTCCCGGGCCGGCTGTTCACAATTCGGACACAAAAATGTGAGATTCATGGCGCTCAATATCAATGCTAATTCAGTGGCTGGCTAAGGGCGGCTAAGCAGCGCACGTTATGACACACTTTACAATGGTAGTACCGCGGATTTGCAGATTAGCAAACTGGCCACTTCTCCCAAAAATGTCAAAATCACGCCCACATATAAAATACCCGTGGCGCTTTGGGTGTTGGGGATTTTCAGCGTTTCCCAACTCATCCAGAGGACGGGGCCCACGGCCAATAGTCCTGGTCCGGCGTGCAACACCCAAAACTCCCATCCCTCGGGCAGGTTTCCTCCGTTTGCCGATAGCAGCAGGCCAAAACTGACCATCCATTGTAGCAGCCGCGCCGCCAAGCCACCCGCCCCCCACAGGGTCAACCGCTGGAGCGGTGCCAGTGCCATGCCAGGCACGTTCAAATACCAATGCCCCAAAAGCATGGCGGTAAACACCCCGCCCAACAGCCAACTGGAAGTGAGGGGGTCCAGCCACCACAGGACTTTTTCCGCCAGGGATGATGTTGCCGCCGGGGCACGGGCGGTCACTATCGCCCCCCAACCGCATAAAATTGCAATCAGCAGCAAAATCCAGCGCCCCGGGGTTGCGGCCTCGTACAACCAACAAACCGCTCCCGCATAACTCAGGACCGCCGCCACGCCAGCCAGCCAAAACAACCCCGGCAATGCCCCCCCCGCGGCAAGCAGCGTGGAAAACACCGTCAATCCTAATAATACGTACAAATGATTGCGAAAAAAACCGCTCGTCACCGGATGCGGATCGGTGATGGCCATGGCCGCCGCCAGTCCGCAGGACAACCTCATCAAAAACTGGGCAAGAATATCCACCGCTTACCGCCGTCCCCCGTAAATCAGGGTCATTACCTCGGACCGGCTGCTCAGATTATGCCGAAAGATCCCTTTCATGGCCGACGTCACGCACAGACTGCCGGGTTTTTTGACCCCGCGAATCGTCATGCAAGAATGGCTCGCCTCGATCACCACCGCGACCCCCTTAACTTGCAATTCCTCAATCAGCAGGTTCGCGATTGTCTCTGTCATGCGCTCTTGCACCTGCGGCCTTTTAGAGACGACCTCCACCACCCGGGCCAGCTTGCTAAGGCCCACGACCCGCCCATTGGGAACATAGCCGATATGCGCCACGCCATAAAATGGCAGCAAGTGGTGTTCGCACATGCTGTTAAAGCTGATATCCCGCACCAGGACCAGCTCGTCATATTGTTCCGTAAAAAACTTTTGCAAATGCTGCCGGGGGTCATCATGCAAGCCGGAAAAAAGCTCGGCATACATGCGCGCCACGCGCGCGGGGGTCTCCAACAATCCCTCGCGGTCGGGGTCTTCGCCCACGGCTGATAGCAACTCCCGCACCGCCTGTTGCAGTCGCGGCAAATCAACCTGGGGGGGAATGGGGGGATGATGGGGAAGCGGGGCCGGCATTTCGCCAGCGCAACCGGCCGCTTCGCTAGCCGCGTGTGTGGAATTTGCCGAAGTCATTGAGGGGATTCACGTTACAAAAACAAAAGTTCGCTCTCACTCTTTTTAATTGTAAACGGAATCGCCGGAATCACTAGGCGGGGGGAGGGACGAATTTGCCGATTTCCATCCAATTTGCCTTACTTGGACAGTTTTTTTAGCCGCACGTCCTTAAACTCCACCCACATCGGGTCACCGGCATGGATCTGCAGGGCAATGAGTCCCTTGGCGGCGCTCCCTTTGGGGTCGTTGTCCGTGACATCCACGGTCTGCACGCCATTTAAAAAATGCTGAATGTGATTTCCCTTGGCGATGATGACATAGTCGTTCCAGTCGGATTTTTTATAGGTCTCGCCGATCTCTTTTTTGTCACCCAGCTTTCCCACGACCTGGGGTTTGCCCCCCTCGCCAATCTCTACTTTCTCCCCCACATTGGCCAAGTAACCGCGCCCCCGTTCGTGATAGAGAAAGCCAACTTTGCCCGGGGTATTTTCCACTTCCGCCTGATAGCCGCTGACCACCCATTTGTTTTGGGCTCCTTCCTTTGGTGGGAGCAACTGGCAACGATACTGCACGCCGGAGTTGCCATGATCAATCCGAAACGACAGTCGCAGTTCAAAATCCTCCACCTCTCCCCCTTGCCACACCAAAAACGTATTCCCCTGGGCGACGTTTTCCTTGGTGGTTTCGCCCCGGATGACGCCATCGACAAATTTCCACAGACGGGGGTCCCCATCCCAGCCGGTTAGGTCCTGGCCATTGGTTAGGGGCTGCATCCCCTCTGGTTCGGGTGGGACGGTAGGCGAGACCGATTCCGCGGCGGATAAACAAGTAAGGCCAATCGCGGCAAGCAAAAATGTGCAAACGAATGTGCGAAGCATGGGGGTACCTGTGCTAATAAGTGAAGAAGTTGGGCAGATGAAGGTGGGTACTGACATGTCGTTATTCTTATAGTCCCGCGAAGATGTTGCAAGCGCGGGGAGGATGATTTATAGAAAATGGCACACTTGCGGACAAGGTTTTGAGTTTTAGCTAAAATAATTGAAACAGAGTCATTCATTTGGTTAATATCCCATGCTCAATCTGACATCCCCCACCGCGATCCGCTGGTGGGACCAGGTCCGCGGGCACATTCCCACGCTGCTGGTCGATCACGCCCATTGCGAGAAAAAAGCGGCGGGGGTGGCCATGAATCTGCTTTTTGCCTATGTGGACCGGGTGCCGGTCTGCCGGGAGCTGGCCGATATTGTGCGCGAAGAGCTAGAACATTTTGAAATGGTCTTGGAACTGCTGGCCCGGCGGGGGATTCCCTTTCGCAAGCTCCCCCCCAGTGGGTATGGGGCCAAACTGCACACCC
This window harbors:
- a CDS encoding MraY family glycosyltransferase — its product is MPALIITTLFAFCVSLGCTFLVRYCARQWNFVDKPDGRRKIQKAPVALGGGVAIYTAFVATLCIFWLTWDIWNLPHYQEFFRLERFTPKDINRYQIALVILASGILCLVGLYDDKFQMRGRNKLLFQILACGIIVFANDGILVRDLNLLGTVKLGMLGPVLTMGWLLLSINSFNLIDGVDGLAGTVGMLFSVTVGLMSLLMGNIFDGVVAFTLAGAIFGFLQFNRSPATIYMGDAGSMVIGLILGALALRCSLKGAAVTAFAAPLAMWTIPFLDSGMAILRRKLTGRSIYATDRGHIHHRLLTRGMTANQAVLLIGGLCLITSVGAVASIYFQAEWIGFLSVAIVFGLLVTTRIFGHVELMLLNTKLVGLGRSIVNWDGDSGTRHYSHQLQGKLQWEEKIWTALVESAERFNLTRLRLNLYLPHLHEDFHATWKRRQNTLEGNTWRLDIPLSADNMCIGTLHVVGVQDPRAASVQLAQFLDFLEPLESQIHLLLQLPGAKKPLPNLLPSLEEAATLLPAGSSGAMNLSAVNKA
- a CDS encoding glycosyltransferase family 4 protein — protein: MRILFFADNFKPETNAPATHIYERCRYWASWGHDVTVITCQPNFPEGKVFPGYKNRWRSVEMIDGIRVVRVWSYITANEGFLRRTLDYLSYGPPALWQSWFEERPDVIISSSPQLFTVLPAVASGWLRGVPHVFEVRDLWPASILATSAMKPGRLYNLLEQLELFLYAQSRRIISFTHSFVPELTRRGVPPEKIDVVINGASLDLFHPQPSRDTELEARHRLAGRFVVGYLGTWGLAHDLENVVAAAEQLRDQPVTFLLVGGGAAREKLEQLVADKGLTNVLLIPRVSKAELTRYWSLCDASLVHLKDDPVFSTVIPSKIFESMAVGLPILYVGPPGEGDKIVLEHQAGLALPPARPAELAAAVQRLKNAPEWRRELAKNSERAAPNFSRERQARKTLNVLRRALGERISLEENC
- a CDS encoding anaerobic glycerol-3-phosphate dehydrogenase subunit C, which translates into the protein MDPQRQRIQEDLRGLISGDVRCDDLFCELYACDASLYQITPLGVIRPRTTEDVAIALHYASEKNISIHARGAGTGLAGESLGSGLVLDFSRYMRRVISIDDQTVRLQPGVVHARLNEQLRPLGKHFGPDPALSQVTTMGSVLAIDASGSHWLAYGSARRHIRSLEIVLADGTVLEVARETVPGWSDSATGDTLPRDARRRDLLAGLAELLEREEQTIAANQPRTLVNRAGYHLEGILREGHIDLPKLICGSEGTLALITAATLDVQALPRYKVAALVCFATIEQALLAVPELLAYQPCALDFLDRRHLSLAREADPRYTPIVPGETEGLLLIEFAGDDLQAQQDLLRQATDKVRKQKHLAFDVRIAADHQELRHYWRLARRVTPTLQRVRGSARPLPFVEDVAVPPDTLADYLFRIQNVLKRHQVTASVYGHVGHGQLHIRPFLDLLEPSDLGKLDALAADIYTETLAVGGTISGEHADGLTRTPFLRQQYGDLYPVFSRVKQLFDPKNLLNPGKIVSVDAAALTERLRAGFAAPFALAAPPSGLTGNSDAAPASLEHESPTTLTGGDLTSATSASGSPLATLPEAESASRATPPVLDLQLRWTQADVMAEVRGCNGCGVCRTQLPDSRMCPIFRVGPGEEASPRAKANLLRGVLTGQLPWQNLKTDEYKQVADLCVNCHQCRLECPTNVDIPRLMIEAKAAYVATNGLDLGDWFLAHIDRVSAWASLWPGLANWILENRQARWLLERIWGVAHNRKLPRLGRQTFQRWAARRKLTRLQRRGKRKVLYFADTFVNYYDTQLGQALVAILEHHGITVYVPPDPLHSGMPLVTVGALDAARKLVRKNIRVLAEAIRQGYSVVTTEPAAALCLTRDYPVLVDDDDARLVARQTQEACSYLWGLHQQGELLLDLNPIHATVAYHHPCHARALQGGAAAENLLRLIAGLQVQAADKGCSGMAGMYGMGKQNFRTSLRAGWGLISALRERTIQAGATECSACKLQMEQGADKATWHPLKWLALSYNLLPELHDQWQRRTE
- the folE gene encoding GTP cyclohydrolase I FolE, whose translation is MPAPLPHHPPIPPQVDLPRLQQAVRELLSAVGEDPDREGLLETPARVARMYAELFSGLHDDPRQHLQKFFTEQYDELVLVRDISFNSMCEHHLLPFYGVAHIGYVPNGRVVGLSKLARVVEVVSKRPQVQERMTETIANLLIEELQVKGVAVVIEASHSCMTIRGVKKPGSLCVTSAMKGIFRHNLSSRSEVMTLIYGGRR
- a CDS encoding DUF1080 domain-containing protein, which encodes MLRTFVCTFLLAAIGLTCLSAAESVSPTVPPEPEGMQPLTNGQDLTGWDGDPRLWKFVDGVIRGETTKENVAQGNTFLVWQGGEVEDFELRLSFRIDHGNSGVQYRCQLLPPKEGAQNKWVVSGYQAEVENTPGKVGFLYHERGRGYLANVGEKVEIGEGGKPQVVGKLGDKKEIGETYKKSDWNDYVIIAKGNHIQHFLNGVQTVDVTDNDPKGSAAKGLIALQIHAGDPMWVEFKDVRLKKLSK
- a CDS encoding tRNA-(ms[2]io[6]A)-hydroxylase — its product is MLNLTSPTAIRWWDQVRGHIPTLLVDHAHCEKKAAGVAMNLLFAYVDRVPVCRELADIVREELEHFEMVLELLARRGIPFRKLPPSGYGAKLHTLIRKIEPHRAIDRLLVAGLIEARSCERFDLLRHWVEDVELATFYGGLFESEARHHTTYVRLAKHFAPEETVQARLRELSAAEAE